The Polyangium spumosum DNA window GCGCATCACAAGCCTTGCCGCTCCCTGCTCGCGCGTCTGGTCATCGGCTCGCTCGACAAGGCCGTCGAGGTCCACGCCGACAGGTCCTGGTCGGGCGAGGCGCAGATCACCGAGGGCCCCGCCTTCACGCACATGCCGCTGCGTTACGAGCGCGCGCAGGGCGGGCCGGGGACGATGAACCCGGTCGGCCTGCCCGTCGCCCCCGGGCCCCTGCCGAACCTGCATCCGGCGCGTAGACAGCACACGCTGAAGGATGACGGCTCGCCCGTGGGTTTCGGGCCCATCGCCGCCGGCTGGCCCCAACGCGAGAGCCGCCTCCGGCGCCACCGCGGCAGTTTTTCCCACGACGGGTGGCACACGCGGCCGCTGCCCGACGACATCGAGATCGAGTACTTCAACGCCGCGCCCGCCGATCAGCGCCTCCCCGAGATCACGCCCGATCTCGAGATCGTCCTCGAGCACCTCCACCCGGATCATCCACGCCTCACGTCCCGCTTGCCGGGCCTGCGGCCACAAGCGTTCGTCGAGCGCCCGCGCGGCGCGCCGCAGGAGATCTCCCTCGTCGGTGACGCATTGTGGATCGACACCGATCGCGCGATCTGCACCGTGACATGGCGCGGGCAGATGCCGCTCGTCTCCCGCGACGAACGCGGGCGCGTGCTCGTCGCGATGGGCGCGGCCCGCCAGAAGCTCGGCTGGGAGGACGTCATGAGCCTGAGCCGCGCACTCGCGCCGCAAAAGGCGCCCGCGCCCGCGCCCGCGCCTGCTGCGCCCACGAAGGCCGCGCCCGCCGCCCCGCCGAAGCCGGCTCGTCCCGCCGAACAACACATCTTCGAGGAAGAGTCGGTCGAGACGGAGATCATCTCCACCGAGGAGCTCGCGCGCGCCGAGGGCGGGAACGTGCCGGCCTGGCTCGCGCGCGGCAGGGCCCGCGGCGCGACGGCCGCGCCCGCTGCCGCGCCTGCTGCCGCGCCCGCTGCCGTTGCCGCGCCCGCTGCCGTGCCCGCGATGCCGCCCGTGCCCGCGAGGCCGCCCGTGCCCGCGATGCCGCCCGTGCCCGCGATTCCCCCGGCGCCCGCGATTCCCCCCGCGCCCGTGGTTCCCCCGGCGCCCGCGATTCCCCCGGCTGCCGGCGAGACGAGCCCCTGGGCGGCCGGCGCTTCGGCGAACGTCCTCGGCGCGCCCACGCATACCCCCGTCGCGGCGCCCGTCACGTTATCACCTTCGGCCCAGGACGACACGCGCCCCCGCGTGCCGCCGGCGCGCCCTTCACGCAGGCTCGGCCCCGAGGTCGTGGACCTCCTCTGGTTCGAGCCCCAGGGCGTCGCCCGCATTCGCGCGGCATACCCGGACATCGTGGACGAGCTCGAATTCGAGCCCCTCGATCCCAAGCACGACCTGCCCACCGATGATCCGAATGCCTCCCGGGATCGGCACGACACCTTCGGCGTCCTCACCCGGGCTGCGCCCACGGACGGACGCGGCATTCAGCGGGCGATGCTCGAATCCATCAGCGAGACGGGGCGCTTCACGCCGCCCGTCGTCTTGCTCACGGGCGAGCTCAGGTTCCCCTTCGACGAGGTCGAGTCCCTGAAGGCCGCCGTCGCCGCGATGACCCCGCTCGTGACCGAGGACAACAAGAAACTCAAGGACGCGCTCGAAGCGGCGAACGAGGTCCTGAAGACCCCGCTCCTCCAGGCGCCCGGCAACGTGGACGTCGTCACGAGCGAGCTACGCGACGCGCTCCGCCAATCGAAGCGCAGCGTCACGGTGAGCCAGCTCGACAGCCACATCGAGCGCGTGCTCCTCGATCAACGCAAATACCAGAAGCGCACCGTGTTCGGCGACGAGCAGATCCGCGCCCTCTGCGTCCCCGCGGGCGAAAATGCGCCCATCCCCGTGTATCTGCCGCTCGCCCTCGCGATGAAGCTGCCGCTCATGCTCAAGATGAAGGCGCGCCTGCTCGCCGAGGCCCACGCCCAGCAGGACCAGTACGAGTCTCACCCGAATGCATTACGCGTCCTCGCGCTCGGCCGGGTGGTCTCCCTCGACGGCTGGCGATAGGTCGCCGCCTCGACGAGGCGACAAAAAAACGAGGATCCGAGCGGCGCGAAAGACGCCGATCGGATCCTCGTTCATTCGTCTCGATTCGAGGGCTCGAGGCTCTCGATCAGAGGCAGCCGCCGATGCGGCCGTGCGCCGCCGCCCAGTAGGGGTGGCCGTAGCCGAAGTAACCGCGCCCGTAGCCGCCGCACGGCCCGTAGTACGGCCCGCGGATGAAATGGCGCCCGCCGGCCAGGCAGTCGAATCCGCGGCCGATGCCGCAGCCGCCGTACCCGCCGATGAAGCCGGCGCCGCCCCAGCCGCCCAGGCCGCCCGTCGAGAGCGCGTCCTCGCTCTCCGCCGTGTTCTCCTCCGCGTCGCTCACCGCGAGCTCCGCGCTGTCGTTCGCCTCGTCCGCGAGGGCCAGTTCGGACTCGGGATCCTCGACCTCGGCCGCGCAGCCGGCGCCAAACGCCATCGACGCGGACAGACCAAGCAGCGCGAACAACTTCGTGAACTGATTCATCGTTGGCCTCCCCAATTCGTTTTTTCGTCCGGCGGTCTTCCGCCCCGGCCACGGCGAGATCCACTCGCCCTCGGCGGAGCACATCTGACCACCGCGCTGTTTCTTTGGCCCGGGCGAGCCCTCGTCGAGCGGGGCGGCCACGCGCTCCCCCACAAACATTGGAAGTTCTATCGAGGACGGGACAAATTGCCCGCGTCAGAGGCCCTCCGTGCCGGTCGAGCGCTTCCGATCGATCCCGGGCGGTCTCATGGGAACGGGGCAACCGAAGAGGGCGGGGGCTCGCCTTCGTCCATAACGAAAACCCGCCGCGCGAAGACCCGCGCGAGCAAGGAGGAAAACGCCATGGGACGACCGATTCAATTCGTCATGCTTGCCGCGCTCGCCGCCGCGCCGCTCCTCGCGGCGACGCCCGCGGAGGCACAGCGCCGAGGTCGTGACCCCGTCTTCCGGGCTGCGAACCCTCAGATCGAACGCGACGGGGATTTCGAGGTCGAGTTCCGGCAGGAGAACCTCGATCGGCGCGCGGTCGTCGACATTCGCCTGAGCGCCGAGGTCCGCGCCGTGTTCCGCTGCGCGACCCGGAGCGGGACCGTCACGGGAGGCCAGGGCGATCGGCGCATCGTCCGAAAGCGCGTCACGGAGCGTCAGGCCTTCCGCGCGAACCCGAGCGGGCGGCTCATCGGCTCGATCGACCTCGACGCGCCCGAGGTCGGCAACTTCTGCCCGCGCGGCCGCGTCCCGGTGCTCGTCCGCGTGACGTACGACGACGTCGTCCTGCGCGACGCGACGAACGGCGTGAGCGCGCGGCTCCCGGGTCGCTACAGCGAGCGCATCGCGAATCGCTTCAACCCG harbors:
- a CDS encoding DUF2169 family type VI secretion system accessory protein is translated as MEIVALGPFYVASLPWQRQSREWVLTVVCKATFELAPGELRLSSGQEPINEADNHWDDDPRRSVYSPSDLVPFRKGADVTLVGHAFAAHHKPCRSLLARLVIGSLDKAVEVHADRSWSGEAQITEGPAFTHMPLRYERAQGGPGTMNPVGLPVAPGPLPNLHPARRQHTLKDDGSPVGFGPIAAGWPQRESRLRRHRGSFSHDGWHTRPLPDDIEIEYFNAAPADQRLPEITPDLEIVLEHLHPDHPRLTSRLPGLRPQAFVERPRGAPQEISLVGDALWIDTDRAICTVTWRGQMPLVSRDERGRVLVAMGAARQKLGWEDVMSLSRALAPQKAPAPAPAPAAPTKAAPAAPPKPARPAEQHIFEEESVETEIISTEELARAEGGNVPAWLARGRARGATAAPAAAPAAAPAAVAAPAAVPAMPPVPARPPVPAMPPVPAIPPAPAIPPAPVVPPAPAIPPAAGETSPWAAGASANVLGAPTHTPVAAPVTLSPSAQDDTRPRVPPARPSRRLGPEVVDLLWFEPQGVARIRAAYPDIVDELEFEPLDPKHDLPTDDPNASRDRHDTFGVLTRAAPTDGRGIQRAMLESISETGRFTPPVVLLTGELRFPFDEVESLKAAVAAMTPLVTEDNKKLKDALEAANEVLKTPLLQAPGNVDVVTSELRDALRQSKRSVTVSQLDSHIERVLLDQRKYQKRTVFGDEQIRALCVPAGENAPIPVYLPLALAMKLPLMLKMKARLLAEAHAQQDQYESHPNALRVLALGRVVSLDGWR